A genome region from Candidatus Hydrogenedentota bacterium includes the following:
- a CDS encoding solute:sodium symporter family transporter yields the protein MALTWVDGAVFVAFVLAVLGISLYAGRKGRSSEDYFLAGRRLTWPLIGFSLIAANISTEHFVGMAGQAFGETGLAIASYEWMSAITLVVVAWFLLPRFLSAGIYTMPEFLEYRYDARTRGIMASYMMVAYVVVLLATVLYSGAIALNAVFGIPEMFEARLGLEPEQARFWALVFSIWVIGILAGIYTTYGGLSSVVWADLLQCSALMIGAVIVLYYGLGELGGGSVTAGWAKFTSTHVAKLHVVRPWNDPAMPWIAVFIGGLWIPNLFYWGLNQFITQRTLAAKSLAEGQKGVLFGAMLKLTIPFIIVMPGIIAYDLYGDVIKHSDSAYPYMLGQILPSWARGVMLAALAGAVISTFNSGLNSAATIFTIDFYKKHLVKDAAPEKMVRVGRLATVCFVLIACLWAPMIYVMGEGVFNYIQEFWGFFSPGIVAAFIGGLVWKKAPAKAAKFALVVGPAMYACCRVPGWLIKAASTGADGTFQMPGGVAGAVYRFCSVTFLHHMALVFLLLMLIIGIIARREPLPKEVTMPRSEIDLTPDPMVKVFGVIVIVITVGIYIIWR from the coding sequence ATGGCGTTGACATGGGTGGATGGTGCCGTATTCGTGGCGTTTGTCCTTGCCGTGCTGGGCATATCCCTGTACGCGGGGCGCAAGGGAAGGTCCTCGGAGGACTACTTCCTCGCGGGGCGCAGGCTGACGTGGCCGCTCATCGGGTTTTCCCTGATCGCGGCGAACATCAGCACGGAGCACTTCGTGGGCATGGCGGGGCAGGCCTTCGGGGAGACGGGCCTGGCCATCGCCAGCTACGAGTGGATGTCCGCCATCACGCTGGTCGTGGTGGCGTGGTTCCTGCTCCCCCGCTTCCTGAGCGCGGGCATTTACACCATGCCGGAGTTTCTGGAGTACCGCTACGACGCCAGGACGCGCGGCATCATGGCCAGCTACATGATGGTGGCCTACGTCGTGGTGCTGCTGGCCACGGTGCTCTACAGCGGGGCCATCGCGCTTAATGCGGTGTTCGGCATCCCCGAAATGTTCGAGGCCCGGCTGGGGCTGGAGCCTGAACAGGCGCGGTTCTGGGCGCTGGTGTTCTCCATCTGGGTGATCGGGATTCTGGCCGGGATTTACACCACTTACGGCGGGCTCAGCTCGGTGGTGTGGGCCGACCTGCTCCAGTGCTCCGCGCTGATGATCGGCGCGGTCATCGTGCTGTACTACGGCCTGGGCGAGCTCGGCGGGGGCAGCGTGACGGCCGGCTGGGCGAAGTTCACGTCCACCCATGTGGCCAAGCTGCACGTGGTGCGTCCTTGGAACGATCCGGCGATGCCGTGGATCGCGGTGTTCATCGGCGGGCTGTGGATCCCCAACCTCTTTTACTGGGGCCTGAACCAGTTCATCACGCAGCGCACGCTGGCGGCGAAGAGCCTGGCGGAGGGCCAGAAGGGCGTGCTGTTCGGCGCCATGCTCAAGCTGACCATCCCGTTCATCATCGTCATGCCCGGCATCATCGCCTACGACCTTTACGGGGACGTGATCAAGCACAGCGACAGCGCCTACCCCTACATGCTCGGCCAGATCCTGCCGTCCTGGGCGCGCGGGGTCATGCTGGCGGCCCTGGCGGGCGCGGTGATCAGCACCTTCAACTCGGGGCTGAACTCGGCGGCGACCATCTTCACCATTGACTTCTACAAGAAGCACCTCGTGAAGGACGCCGCGCCGGAGAAAATGGTCCGGGTGGGCCGTCTGGCCACGGTCTGCTTCGTCCTGATCGCCTGCCTGTGGGCGCCCATGATCTATGTGATGGGAGAGGGCGTCTTCAACTACATCCAGGAGTTCTGGGGCTTCTTCTCCCCCGGCATCGTCGCCGCCTTCATCGGCGGGCTCGTGTGGAAGAAGGCCCCGGCCAAGGCCGCCAAGTTCGCCCTGGTCGTCGGCCCCGCCATGTACGCCTGCTGCCGCGTGCCCGGCTGGCTGATCAAGGCCGCGTCCACGGGCGCGGACGGAACCTTCCAGATGCCCGGGGGCGTGGCCGGGGCGGTCTACCGCTTCTGCTCGGTGACCTTCCTTCACCACATGGCCCTCGTCTTCCTGCTGCTCATGCTGATCATCGGGATCATCGCGCGGCGGGAGCCCCTCCCGAAGGAGGTCACCATGCCCCGGTCGGAAATTGACCTCACGCCCGACCCCATGGTCAAGGTCTTCGGCGTGATCGTCATCGTCATCACCGTCGGCATCTACATCATCTGGCGCTAG
- a CDS encoding glycosyltransferase family 39 protein: protein MTNPNGGLFPVRTALLMLLGAAMLLGANLGGYGVWAPDEPRFAQVAREMMLRGNYLVPQVNGEDYLEKPPLLFWAIAAFSQLTGDVTPLTARIPSWLGGVMTLVLTWMLAWRMFGARVAFWSAAILATGYRFWWQTRTGQIDMLLTACTTLALYHLWQWDQDRKFFRLPVIYGAVAAGMLAKGPPAAIFPLMLILSLYWRDKDSRKAVHWVAGLAGALLIVMLWYIPARLAIAGGGETTVAEGIGGNLFRNTIGRAVMGVSKAQWPWYYVVSLPSDWLPWTLFLPWVAWRTWKNRHADRMRHFLWCWTLPAFLLFSAAVGKRAIYILPLYPALAILTALAVLELMDSDRVTWRKRTGLVWAAALLLIGLAPHALLLTEHADKYTPGAFVVSVAALAAAAATLACVRRNECRNLHVSVAGSAALLFTGAAFVVFPALDPYKSAERVCAPVRTLSELGQDYDLFCVGFSREEYVFYSEKFHESVLTDLVGRASIPPDRLMQAARLQLHAKDAIEEAVEDIPIADLASPTPEERAALLKALHTTLEEEEERIVGALHFEEDLRAELGAFARRLDSARPAFLFVQAEDWRWVVPFLPETLKLHGLVQREVGRRDALLLANDAGKALLDRFGVAY, encoded by the coding sequence ATGACCAACCCAAACGGCGGTCTGTTTCCCGTTCGCACGGCGCTGTTGATGCTGTTGGGCGCCGCCATGCTGCTGGGCGCCAATCTCGGCGGCTACGGGGTGTGGGCACCCGACGAGCCCCGCTTCGCCCAGGTCGCCCGCGAGATGATGCTGCGGGGCAATTATCTGGTCCCGCAGGTCAACGGCGAAGACTATCTGGAAAAGCCCCCCCTGCTCTTCTGGGCCATCGCCGCGTTCTCGCAGCTCACCGGCGATGTCACCCCCCTCACGGCGCGGATTCCCTCGTGGCTGGGCGGTGTGATGACACTGGTCCTCACCTGGATGCTGGCGTGGCGCATGTTCGGGGCGCGGGTCGCGTTCTGGTCCGCCGCCATTCTGGCCACGGGCTACCGCTTCTGGTGGCAGACGCGCACGGGCCAGATTGACATGCTCCTCACCGCCTGCACCACCCTGGCCCTCTACCACCTCTGGCAGTGGGACCAGGACCGCAAGTTCTTCCGCCTGCCCGTCATCTACGGCGCCGTGGCCGCCGGGATGCTGGCCAAAGGGCCGCCCGCCGCCATCTTCCCCCTGATGCTGATCCTCTCGCTCTACTGGCGCGACAAGGACTCCCGGAAGGCCGTCCACTGGGTCGCCGGACTGGCGGGGGCCCTGCTGATCGTCATGCTCTGGTACATCCCCGCGCGGCTGGCCATCGCCGGAGGCGGCGAGACCACCGTGGCCGAGGGCATCGGCGGCAACCTCTTCCGCAACACCATCGGCCGCGCCGTCATGGGCGTGAGCAAGGCGCAGTGGCCCTGGTACTACGTCGTCAGCCTGCCCTCGGACTGGCTGCCCTGGACGCTTTTCCTCCCGTGGGTGGCCTGGCGCACCTGGAAGAACCGCCACGCCGACCGCATGCGCCATTTCCTCTGGTGCTGGACCCTTCCCGCCTTCCTGCTCTTCTCCGCCGCCGTGGGCAAGCGCGCCATCTACATCCTGCCGCTGTATCCTGCCCTGGCCATCCTGACCGCCCTCGCCGTGCTGGAACTGATGGACAGCGACCGGGTGACGTGGCGGAAGCGCACCGGGCTGGTGTGGGCCGCCGCCCTGCTGCTGATCGGCCTCGCCCCGCACGCGCTCCTGCTCACCGAGCATGCGGACAAGTACACCCCCGGCGCGTTTGTGGTCTCCGTGGCGGCGCTGGCGGCCGCCGCCGCCACCCTCGCCTGCGTTCGCCGCAACGAGTGCCGAAACCTGCACGTCTCCGTCGCGGGGTCCGCCGCGCTGCTGTTCACCGGCGCGGCCTTCGTCGTGTTCCCCGCCCTCGACCCCTACAAGTCGGCCGAACGCGTCTGCGCCCCCGTGCGAACCCTCTCCGAACTGGGCCAGGACTACGACCTTTTCTGCGTGGGTTTCTCGCGGGAAGAGTATGTCTTTTACAGCGAGAAGTTCCACGAGTCCGTGCTGACGGACCTGGTCGGGAGGGCCTCCATTCCGCCGGACAGGCTGATGCAGGCTGCGCGGCTGCAGCTTCATGCGAAGGACGCCATCGAGGAGGCCGTGGAGGACATCCCCATCGCCGACCTGGCCTCCCCCACGCCGGAGGAGCGGGCCGCCCTCCTGAAAGCCCTTCACACCACCCTTGAGGAGGAGGAGGAGCGCATCGTCGGCGCGCTGCATTTCGAGGAGGACCTGCGCGCCGAACTCGGCGCGTTCGCGCGGCGGCTCGACTCGGCAAGGCCGGCCTTTCTGTTCGTGCAGGCGGAGGACTGGCGCTGGGTGGTTCCCTTCCTGCCTGAAACCCTGAAACTGCACGGGCTGGTCCAACGGGAGGTCGGGCGGCGGGACGCCCTCCTGCTCGCCAACGACGCGGGAAAGGCCCTGCTGGACCGGTTCGGTGTGGCATATTAG
- a CDS encoding glycoside hydrolase family 31 protein → MSFTGWKRKLLIAAGALALGVFLFAYFVVFLPVWGVPFNAQRHSTVPLTPAWALEPWIWEDDHNTAAFTNELIDGYLQHDFPVGAVLIDSPWSLRYNDFEVDTERFPDPGAFFQSVKDRGVRVVLWMTCFVDSESKDTAVTDSRPWYEEARNKGHLADTGEIKWWKGRGGLIDYTNPEAMAWWRGMQQQVFDWGLDGWKLDGTATYFGTWRGKIPFPYAKTRGGLMTMRGYMDHYYRDEYTHGLTQNPEFVTLGRALDSVLPKAHPEGFAPLDASPANWVGDNTHTWEYESRGLERALTCILGSAKIGYNIVGSDIAGYHGDEPIPASLYIRWAQFSTFCGLFLNGGHGERRMWMRSPLELEVVREYSWLHSELVPYMYSHTVAAHRGGKPLMRPLKNGKYHYLFGDDLLVAPIYRDSETSEVVLPAGKWRYWFNDAEVIEGPKTFTRNFPMDEYPVYVRDGAILPMNVRRDYTGIGAKDWEGMLTLNIYPAADSRFTVHHTDNPGELTVTVKKDQGVSVKLEGVAKPHILRVLLDAKPAAVSRDGAALAEGTDWTYDAEKRRLVVKCPLTATGQYLIR, encoded by the coding sequence ATGTCATTCACTGGATGGAAGAGGAAACTGCTCATCGCGGCGGGGGCGCTGGCCCTTGGGGTGTTCCTGTTCGCGTACTTCGTGGTCTTTCTCCCCGTGTGGGGCGTTCCCTTCAACGCCCAGCGCCACAGCACCGTGCCCCTGACGCCCGCGTGGGCGCTGGAGCCCTGGATCTGGGAGGACGACCACAACACGGCCGCCTTCACCAACGAGCTGATTGACGGCTATCTCCAGCATGACTTCCCCGTGGGCGCCGTCCTCATTGACAGCCCGTGGTCCCTGCGCTACAACGACTTCGAGGTGGACACGGAGCGCTTTCCCGACCCGGGCGCCTTCTTCCAGTCCGTCAAGGACCGGGGCGTGCGCGTCGTGCTGTGGATGACCTGCTTCGTGGACAGCGAGAGCAAGGACACGGCGGTCACGGATTCCCGCCCGTGGTATGAGGAGGCCCGGAACAAGGGCCACCTCGCGGACACGGGCGAGATCAAATGGTGGAAGGGGCGGGGCGGCCTCATTGACTACACCAACCCCGAGGCCATGGCCTGGTGGCGCGGCATGCAGCAGCAGGTCTTCGACTGGGGTCTGGACGGCTGGAAGCTGGACGGCACGGCCACCTATTTCGGGACGTGGAGGGGAAAAATCCCCTTCCCCTACGCGAAGACCCGCGGCGGCCTCATGACCATGCGCGGCTACATGGACCACTACTACCGCGACGAGTACACCCACGGCCTCACGCAGAACCCCGAGTTCGTCACCCTGGGCCGCGCGCTGGACAGCGTGCTCCCCAAGGCGCACCCCGAGGGATTCGCGCCCCTCGACGCCTCGCCGGCAAACTGGGTCGGCGACAACACGCACACCTGGGAATATGAGTCCCGCGGGCTGGAGCGCGCCCTCACCTGCATCCTCGGCAGCGCCAAGATCGGCTACAACATCGTCGGGTCCGACATCGCCGGGTACCACGGCGACGAGCCCATCCCCGCCAGCCTCTACATCCGCTGGGCCCAGTTCTCCACCTTCTGCGGCCTCTTCCTCAACGGCGGCCACGGCGAGCGCCGCATGTGGATGCGCTCCCCCCTGGAGCTGGAGGTCGTCCGCGAGTACTCCTGGCTGCACTCCGAGCTGGTCCCCTACATGTACAGCCACACCGTCGCCGCCCACCGCGGCGGCAAGCCCCTCATGCGCCCCCTCAAGAACGGAAAATACCATTACCTCTTCGGCGACGACCTCCTCGTCGCGCCCATCTACCGCGACTCCGAGACCTCCGAGGTCGTCCTGCCCGCCGGAAAATGGCGCTACTGGTTCAACGACGCCGAGGTCATCGAGGGTCCCAAGACGTTCACGCGCAATTTCCCCATGGACGAGTACCCCGTCTACGTGCGCGACGGCGCCATCCTCCCCATGAACGTCCGCCGCGACTACACCGGCATCGGCGCGAAGGACTGGGAGGGGATGCTCACCCTCAACATCTACCCCGCCGCCGACAGCCGCTTCACGGTCCACCACACGGACAACCCCGGCGAGCTGACGGTCACGGTCAAGAAGGACCAGGGCGTCTCCGTCAAGCTGGAGGGCGTGGCGAAGCCCCACATCCTCCGCGTGCTCCTCGACGCCAAGCCGGCCGCCGTCTCCCGCGACGGCGCCGCCCTCGCCGAGGGGACCGACTGGACCTACGACGCCGAAAAGCGCCGCCTCGTGGTGAAGTGCCCCCTCACCGCCACGGGACAGTACCTCATCCGCTGA
- a CDS encoding sigma-54-dependent Fis family transcriptional regulator yields MPFRVIVTEDDLVQREVIADILTVAGFSVRPCAEAREALAALEEDDFDILLTDMRMPGMDGLELMRAARRIRPELAVVIMTAHATVKTAVTALKEGAADYLEKPFDKDELLLVMTRTGDRAELQRQNLRLRELVTESVSLGNIIGQSDAMRQVFERTRRAVSVNSTVLILGESGTGKELIARHIHFSGPRRNKPFIVVNCAAIPDTLVESELFGHEKGAFTGAEVSRPGKFELANGGTLFLDEIGDMRLESQAKLLRVLQDGVIERVGASKPRQVDVRVIVATNRNLRQRVEEGAFRTDLYYRLEVLSIELPPLRDRTQDLPLLVAHFREKLGKKLGIAPPVVVPDVLDAFRRYRWPGNVRELEHTLEQAFILSSAPRLTADDLPEKLRTPSPQTGGFLLPPGGLVMEDLEEDLIRQALDRAGGRIKEAAELLGLTYKTLQYRLKKHDIDRTAPAADE; encoded by the coding sequence ATGCCGTTTCGCGTAATTGTGACAGAAGACGACCTGGTCCAGCGGGAGGTGATCGCCGACATCCTGACGGTGGCGGGCTTCTCCGTGCGCCCGTGCGCGGAGGCGCGGGAAGCCCTGGCCGCGCTGGAGGAGGACGACTTTGACATCCTCCTGACGGACATGCGGATGCCGGGCATGGACGGGCTGGAGCTGATGCGGGCCGCGCGCCGGATCCGGCCGGAGCTGGCGGTGGTGATCATGACGGCGCATGCCACGGTGAAGACGGCGGTCACGGCGCTGAAGGAGGGGGCCGCCGACTACCTGGAAAAGCCCTTTGACAAGGACGAGCTGCTGCTGGTGATGACGCGCACGGGCGACCGGGCCGAGCTCCAGCGGCAGAACCTGCGCCTGCGCGAGCTGGTCACCGAGTCGGTGTCCCTGGGCAACATCATCGGCCAGAGCGACGCCATGCGCCAGGTCTTCGAGCGCACCCGCCGCGCCGTCAGCGTCAACAGCACGGTCCTCATCCTCGGCGAGTCGGGCACGGGCAAGGAGCTCATCGCGCGGCACATCCACTTCTCCGGCCCCCGGCGGAACAAGCCGTTCATCGTGGTCAACTGCGCCGCCATCCCCGACACCCTTGTGGAGTCGGAGCTGTTCGGCCACGAGAAGGGCGCCTTCACGGGCGCCGAGGTCAGCCGCCCCGGCAAGTTCGAGCTGGCCAACGGCGGCACCCTCTTCCTCGATGAGATCGGCGACATGCGCCTCGAGAGCCAGGCCAAGCTGCTCCGCGTCCTCCAGGACGGCGTCATCGAGCGCGTCGGCGCGTCCAAGCCCCGCCAGGTGGACGTGCGCGTCATCGTCGCCACCAACCGCAACCTGCGCCAGCGGGTCGAGGAGGGCGCCTTCCGCACGGACCTCTACTACCGCCTCGAGGTCCTCTCCATCGAGCTGCCCCCCCTGCGCGACCGCACCCAGGACCTCCCCCTGCTGGTGGCCCACTTCCGCGAAAAACTCGGGAAGAAACTGGGGATTGCCCCCCCCGTGGTCGTCCCCGACGTCCTGGACGCCTTCCGCCGCTACCGCTGGCCCGGCAACGTCCGCGAGCTGGAGCACACCCTGGAGCAGGCCTTCATCCTCTCCAGCGCGCCGCGCCTCACGGCGGACGACCTCCCCGAGAAACTCCGGACCCCCTCCCCCCAGACCGGCGGATTCCTCCTGCCCCCCGGCGGCCTCGTCATGGAGGACCTCGAGGAGGACCTCATCCGCCAGGCCCTCGACCGCGCCGGCGGCCGCATCAAGGAGGCCGCCGAACTCCTCGGCCTCACCTACAAAACCCTCCAGTACCGCCTCAAAAAGCACGACATAGACCGCACCGCCCCCGCCGCCGACGAGTGA
- a CDS encoding methyltransferase domain-containing protein encodes MDPLQEYSTALSGIANAYRKSQTLFTAVELDVFSHLIPAAPAEHVAEKTGCSLRGVRMLLDALVAMELLWKGDGRYGNTPMAEACLVRGAPAWQGDIIRHAAANWDAWGGLAECVRTGTCAPPANERERSGPALRNFILGMDNIARFSAQSVLGAVDLSGRRRMLDLAGGPATYSIAFLREHPALRATLFDRPAVIDIARGQVADAGLADRFGFLAGDCLADPLGGPYDLVFMSNIIHSFSADENRVLVARAFQSLEPGGMLVIKDFLTDDGRTGPPYSLTFALIMLVNTPAGGTYAVSEAAAWTDAAGFLPGRMIPLTAQSRLWIAEKPRA; translated from the coding sequence ATGGACCCGCTCCAGGAGTACAGCACGGCCCTCAGCGGCATTGCCAACGCCTACCGGAAGTCCCAGACCCTGTTCACCGCCGTCGAACTGGACGTGTTCTCGCACCTCATCCCCGCCGCCCCGGCGGAGCATGTCGCCGAAAAGACCGGGTGCAGCCTGCGCGGCGTCCGCATGCTCCTCGACGCGCTGGTCGCCATGGAACTCCTCTGGAAGGGGGACGGCCGCTACGGAAACACCCCCATGGCCGAGGCCTGCCTTGTGAGGGGCGCGCCCGCCTGGCAGGGCGACATCATCCGCCATGCCGCCGCAAACTGGGACGCCTGGGGCGGCCTCGCGGAGTGTGTGCGCACCGGCACCTGCGCCCCCCCGGCCAACGAGCGCGAGCGCTCCGGCCCCGCCCTGCGCAACTTCATCCTCGGCATGGACAACATCGCGCGGTTCAGCGCCCAAAGCGTGCTCGGCGCGGTGGACCTCTCCGGCCGCCGCCGCATGCTCGACCTCGCGGGCGGCCCCGCCACCTACTCCATCGCCTTCCTCCGGGAACACCCCGCGCTCCGCGCCACGCTCTTCGACCGCCCCGCGGTCATCGATATCGCGCGGGGGCAGGTGGCGGACGCCGGACTCGCGGACCGGTTCGGGTTCCTTGCCGGGGACTGCCTCGCCGACCCCCTGGGCGGCCCCTACGACCTCGTCTTCATGTCGAACATCATCCACAGCTTCAGCGCCGACGAGAACCGCGTCCTCGTCGCCAGGGCCTTCCAGAGCCTGGAACCCGGCGGCATGCTCGTCATCAAGGACTTCCTCACGGACGACGGCCGCACCGGCCCGCCCTACAGCCTCACCTTCGCCCTCATCATGCTCGTCAACACCCCCGCCGGCGGCACCTACGCCGTGTCCGAAGCCGCGGCGTGGACCGACGCCGCCGGATTCCTCCCCGGGCGCATGATCCCCCTCACCGCCCAGTCCCGCCTCTGGATCGCCGAAAAACCCCGCGCCTAG
- the tatB gene encoding twin-arginine translocase subunit TatB has protein sequence MFDMGIGMGEMIFLAVIALVVLGPEKFPQYAKMFLRAFKDVRGYMDEVKTDVAREINPLRRELDKLNRTDPEKLIDTLMGGDEKKPEVTAEGAAAADTAADSTSDADPYARPPDSAETDGDAPEAEATPSEFDVTPPERMD, from the coding sequence ATGTTTGACATGGGCATAGGCATGGGCGAGATGATCTTCCTGGCCGTGATCGCCCTCGTGGTGCTCGGCCCGGAGAAGTTCCCCCAGTACGCCAAGATGTTCCTCCGCGCCTTCAAGGACGTCCGCGGGTACATGGACGAGGTGAAGACGGACGTCGCCCGCGAGATCAACCCCCTCCGCCGCGAGCTGGACAAGCTCAACCGCACGGACCCGGAAAAGCTCATTGACACGCTCATGGGGGGCGATGAGAAAAAGCCCGAGGTCACGGCGGAGGGCGCGGCGGCGGCGGACACGGCGGCGGACAGCACCTCCGACGCCGACCCCTACGCCAGGCCGCCCGACTCTGCGGAGACGGACGGGGACGCGCCGGAGGCGGAGGCCACCCCCTCCGAGTTTGACGTCACCCCCCCGGAGAGAATGGACTGA
- the tatC gene encoding twin-arginine translocase subunit TatC has protein sequence MENDDKRMTFTEHLGELRTRIIRSIMALFVAVLLCYALSDVILKQLARPLAPLGERGMISAPAAVPAAGTDPAAAPPAAPDQKPKRSMEWTVLNPIEFVVVQFKIAGYGGFLLALPFILYQIMAFVFPGLLPHERRVVQILAGGCSALAIVGVGVAYFGVFPLVLPYLLEWTPEWVQIQLRVTETLSIIVKLLAGFAIAFQFPMVVLVLVYMGLLTPQSLREYRKFAIVIMAVAAAILTPPDVFSMSIMLLPLVILYEASIWMSYLVLRRKKKNEEAAAAETP, from the coding sequence ATGGAAAACGACGACAAGAGAATGACGTTCACCGAGCATCTGGGCGAGCTCCGGACGCGCATCATCCGCTCCATCATGGCGCTGTTTGTGGCGGTGCTGCTCTGCTACGCCCTGTCAGACGTCATCCTCAAGCAGCTGGCCCGGCCCCTGGCCCCGCTGGGCGAGCGCGGCATGATCTCCGCTCCGGCGGCCGTCCCCGCGGCCGGGACGGATCCGGCGGCGGCTCCTCCGGCCGCCCCGGACCAGAAGCCCAAGCGCAGCATGGAGTGGACCGTTCTGAACCCCATTGAGTTTGTGGTGGTCCAGTTCAAGATCGCGGGCTACGGCGGCTTTCTCCTCGCCCTGCCCTTCATCCTCTACCAGATCATGGCCTTTGTCTTCCCCGGGCTTCTCCCGCACGAGCGCCGCGTGGTCCAGATTCTGGCGGGCGGGTGCAGCGCCCTCGCCATTGTCGGCGTGGGGGTCGCCTATTTCGGCGTGTTCCCCCTGGTCCTCCCCTACCTGCTGGAATGGACCCCCGAGTGGGTGCAGATCCAGCTGCGCGTCACCGAGACGCTGAGCATCATCGTGAAGCTGCTGGCCGGTTTCGCCATCGCGTTCCAGTTTCCCATGGTCGTGCTGGTGCTGGTCTACATGGGCCTGCTCACCCCGCAGTCCCTGCGCGAGTACCGCAAGTTCGCCATCGTCATCATGGCGGTCGCCGCGGCCATCCTGACGCCGCCGGACGTGTTCTCCATGAGCATCATGCTCCTGCCGCTGGTGATCCTCTACGAGGCCAGCATCTGGATGTCCTACCTCGTCCTCCGCAGGAAGAAGAAGAATGAAGAGGCCGCCGCGGCCGAAACCCCCTGA
- a CDS encoding YdbL family protein: MRMKIGLAAAVALFLVTVGCVIRTEHRIDAHITLDIRHIAAQAENVLDFVEGKTDALPGLEAEPAAGPQSRARAVLQFFSPMGVVHADTLKVTTSPLVKEIAVRMRDRNPRVEAFKAPGCFGENNRGYLELRECDALGDNEKRNEAQKLLAEENKDRKALYNEIARLNADTGVTVSAVEGIYALERLRRAKPGEVFQLPAAGADFDSVKGSDLGIRLGDKCVPGAWVTV, translated from the coding sequence ATGCGGATGAAAATCGGACTCGCGGCGGCTGTTGCCCTGTTTCTTGTCACCGTCGGGTGCGTCATCCGCACCGAGCACCGCATAGACGCCCACATCACCCTCGACATCCGCCACATCGCCGCCCAGGCGGAGAACGTGCTGGACTTCGTCGAGGGCAAGACGGACGCCCTGCCCGGCCTCGAGGCCGAGCCCGCCGCCGGGCCGCAGTCGCGCGCCCGCGCCGTCCTGCAGTTCTTCAGCCCCATGGGCGTCGTCCACGCCGACACCCTGAAGGTCACCACCTCCCCCCTCGTCAAGGAAATCGCCGTGCGCATGCGCGACCGCAACCCGCGCGTCGAGGCCTTCAAGGCCCCCGGCTGCTTCGGCGAGAACAACCGCGGCTACCTCGAGCTGCGCGAGTGCGACGCCCTCGGCGACAACGAGAAGCGCAACGAGGCCCAGAAGCTCCTCGCCGAGGAGAACAAGGACCGCAAGGCCCTCTACAACGAGATCGCCCGCCTCAACGCCGATACCGGCGTCACGGTGTCCGCCGTCGAGGGCATCTACGCCCTCGAGCGGCTGCGCCGCGCCAAGCCCGGCGAGGTCTTCCAGCTGCCCGCCGCGGGCGCCGACTTCGACAGCGTCAAGGGCTCCGACCTCGGAATCCGTCTCGGCGACAAGTGCGTCCCCGGCGCGTGGGTCACCGTCTGA
- a CDS encoding methionine synthase — protein sequence MKTMREETASGRVLVSDGAWGSFLVAKGMQPGECPELWCVERADDVRGIAAVYAAAGADIVMTNSFGGTRFKLAHFGLDGRVAELNRAAARLSREAAGPDRHVMASMGPTGKLLMMGDVAEEELYDAFRAQAVALEEGGADAVTVETMSAVDEAGIAVRAVRENTGLEVVASFTFDRKTDAGWRTMMGVSPEQMAEEMLAAGAHILGANCSLGSAEMAGVVAALRAAAPDTPVIAHPNAGRPLQHPDGRIEYPETPEIMAANVPALAAAGAGIIGGCCGTGPDHIRAIRAAVDALRG from the coding sequence ATGAAGACAATGCGCGAAGAGACGGCCTCCGGCCGGGTGCTGGTGTCGGACGGGGCGTGGGGCTCCTTTCTGGTGGCGAAGGGCATGCAGCCGGGGGAATGCCCGGAGCTGTGGTGCGTGGAGCGTGCGGACGATGTGCGGGGCATCGCCGCCGTGTACGCGGCGGCGGGCGCGGACATTGTCATGACGAACAGTTTCGGCGGCACGCGGTTCAAGCTGGCGCATTTCGGGCTGGACGGGCGCGTGGCGGAGCTGAACCGCGCGGCGGCGCGGCTTTCGCGCGAGGCCGCCGGGCCGGACCGCCATGTGATGGCCTCCATGGGCCCGACGGGCAAGCTGCTGATGATGGGCGACGTGGCGGAGGAGGAGCTGTACGACGCCTTCCGCGCGCAGGCCGTCGCGCTGGAGGAGGGCGGCGCGGACGCCGTGACGGTGGAGACCATGTCCGCTGTGGACGAGGCGGGCATCGCCGTGCGCGCGGTCCGCGAGAACACGGGCCTGGAGGTGGTGGCGTCGTTCACCTTTGACCGGAAGACCGACGCGGGCTGGCGGACCATGATGGGCGTCAGCCCGGAGCAGATGGCGGAGGAGATGCTCGCCGCCGGGGCGCACATCCTCGGCGCGAACTGCAGCCTGGGCTCGGCGGAGATGGCCGGGGTGGTGGCCGCCCTGCGCGCCGCCGCGCCGGACACGCCGGTCATCGCGCATCCGAACGCCGGGCGGCCCCTCCAGCATCCCGACGGGCGCATCGAGTACCCCGAGACGCCGGAGATCATGGCGGCGAACGTCCCCGCGCTGGCCGCGGCGGGCGCGGGCATCATCGGCGGCTGCTGCGGCACGGGGCCGGACCACATCCGCGCGATCCGCGCCGCCGTGGACGCGCTGCGCGGCTGA